In Apodemus sylvaticus chromosome 7, mApoSyl1.1, whole genome shotgun sequence, the sequence GGGTTTccattgtttttggttttctcacTTCATGAAACAGAACATAAATTATTTATGTgatatatttcttctttgatcagAAACCTAAAGCTAAAGACTAAACGACTCTAGAAAGATTCTAATAAAGAATGTCAATATGGACATTGAAAGTATGAAAGGGAAACAAATAAAAGTTTACAAGATAAATGCTTGGAGGTTTGCAGGCATGTCTAGATGTGGCCTCCCCTTTCTATTGAATTTACCCTGGAAAACAGTGGATGAGTCCTTTGTTTCTCCTTAGCTAATTTAGAAATTGTTCTCATGTGGCAGACAAGTTTATTGATATGCTCTATTGAAAATCCAAATAATTTCACTTAATCTCTGTGTTATCATTGGGACAATAAATAATTGGTGACTTTTAATCTTTGGAATGAAGACTTACCTCCCTAGCCACCTCACTGTCATTAGTATCTTCCCTAGCTCTCAGCATAAAGGGAGGGACTCTATGGGTATGTGGCAATGATGGTAATTGTGCTGTTCTGACAGTAAAGCACTGGCAAGTCTCATGACAGAAGATAGTGCATGTTAATGTTCTTCAAAGACACTTGTGTGTCCATTCTTGGATCAGTATATATTGTTTAGATATTTCCTGTATCCCATATCTTTCATGGATAGAGAGACTTAGTTTCTATTAGTTCTTGTCATGTAATGCTGTGTTCTTTACTTTCCTGAGGCAATGAGATAGGTTGTTCTTATCTGACCACTGATACTTCATGTCCTGATGGAGAAGAAAGTGTCCTTTCCACATTGGATCATTAATAGATGTCCTGTGGGCACTGGGTAGACTGCAGGAAGCTGAGGCCTTGCACTGGGACAACTgggctttttcttttgtttattcccCTTATCACTCAGGCTGTCTATCCACAGGAAATCTCATCTCTCAAGCTCTGTCACTCAACACCAGCCTCACTGACCTACTCAATGATGTCCCAATGTTAAAACATTCTCACCACCAATGAAGCTAAGATTTTTGTGTATCTTATGAAGAATGAATTACTTTtattgtgtatctgtgtatgtgcatgaaatgtgtgtgtgtgtgtgtgtgtgtgtgtgtgtgcatgcatgtgtgcatgcatgcaactCTGGGCTTCTACTAGGTTCTGAGGGAAGGACAGCcattgtctttaatttcttagCCCAGTTGTGAGACCACTATATTCCAGCGTGTAGTTCCAAACCAACAATAACATGAATGCCCCTGCCTCAACAGAGCCAAACAAAAAGAGAGGAATGAGGGAAATTAATTTGTAAGAAGGATGATAGAAGTGACAGGAGTCACAGGGTTGACAGAGAGGGTAAGGATGACAGTAATaagaacaaagattttttttaaagaattctgtttattttgcttatttatttctgttttcctttttgcaTTTGCTGATTGATTCTTTTGGAGGAAAGAAGATGTGTGCACTACTGCACATTTGTGTTGGGGAACAGCTtgcagaagttcagtccattcaCCTTTTGTATTCTGAGGGTTAAATACAGGTCATCAAGCCTAACAGCAAGGACCTTACCAACTGAGCAATGTCAGCAACCCCCTGGATCCATCTTTTACATATGTATGGGATGCCAAAACAGATgggtacatttctttctttccccactGTAAGAATTAATTGGAAAGCAATagtatttagatgctacatcagTTTCAATGGCTTTAGTTCACCAAGTACTCCTGATTTCTCTTGGCTATTGTCAACCCTGTATTTAGTCTAATATTAATCACTAACACTAACATTAGTGATTAATATTACATAACACacgatctgtgtgtgtgtgtgtgtgtgtgtgtgtgtgtgtgtgtgtttgctcctGCATGCATGTGACTGTGTCTGATTCTCTGAGTGTGTCCGTTTTACAGAAAGGCTATAAAACGGCTAGAAGAACTTTACTGATCAAAGATGGAAACAAAGGAACTGATGCATATTCAAGGAAAAGTCTCTGAAAGTGACCAGATAAGGAATAATACTAGCCAGGTATAGAATGTGCACAGTGTTTAACAATGAACCCTAATTAATGACACTTTAATAGGGTAAGAGGCGTTCCCAGGGAAACAATCACCCTCCACTCTCATTTGGAGGAGCCAGCTGCTCTTTTGGCATATAATTATCTCTTAACTAGCATGGATCTATGCACCCAGTTCAGATCTCTTGTCACTTTGCTACAGAATGTATTGTACCCTCTTACAATGCATTCCTTCCAATGTCTAGCTCTCTCCCAGTTGCTTTTCCTTAAGCCTTAGTGTAGCCTTTCTTACTGGTTCTCTACAATGAAGATTGTGGGGAGCTACAATTTCATTTTCCCTTGCTGAGAGTAAAAAACAGAAGACTAAAGTGAGGGGTTATCCATAACCCCTTGAATCTTCACTTTATGCCTTCTACATAAAAGATATCCAGATACCTCCCTACCAAATCTTGCCTGGTGTATGTGAAAGCTTATCTCTCACCTAACTGAAGCCTCAATCTGAACCATCAAAAAggggaaacagggtttctctgtgtagccctggctgtcctggacctcactctgtagaccaggctggcctcaaactcagaaatcagcctgcctctgcctcccaagtgctgggattaaaagcttgcacTACCACCGCCCGACTTCacctccacttttttttttgcttgtttgttttttgggttatttctttgttttttgttttttcttctcagcttttttcttctcctttagtGTCTGccttcttccaaaatgactgACAGAAACTCTACTAACTTGATCAGGACTCTGAGTGGGTCTCAGAGCCTGATCTATCTGCTCCTCTCACctccatttattttcatttttatgagtgtaagtattatttttaagtttatgtcCATTAGTGttatttctgtatgtatgtttgtggaaGGGTCTTGAATTCTCTGGAgatagagttacagatggttgtgagctgtcgtatggatgctgggaattaaacccggGTCGTTTGGAAAATctgctagtgctcttaaccgctgagccatcactccagtccTTTTCACCtctagttcttttttcttttgttttcttttttttcaagacagggtttctctgtgtagccctggctgtcgtggaactcactttgcagaccaggctggcctcatactcagaaatctgcctgcctctgcttcccagagtgctgggattacaggcatgcaccaccaccactgcccggctctttacCTCAACTTCTAAGAAGCATGTATTTCATACGATTCTAAGCCTTCCTTCATTAtaattctttggttttttgtgtaTTCTCTCAGCTTTTACAGGTGTGTTGGTGTAGGTCAATCTGGTCCCTGCTGATCCAATCCTGATCTATTCTGTGTCCTTTCACAGAGAGATATAATGACAACATTACAGAGCTGGATATCAGAAATTCTGAGAGACATGGATGGAATAAATCAAGCCCAGGACTTTCCTAGCCAGTCTCTCTTCTACCAAGTTACAAAAAAAGGACATTAGAGTCACTGGTTTTTCTAAGATCATTGTATGCCTTTCAATGACTTCTCAGTGTCCCACCCCTAACTCGTATTGAAGAAACCAACCACACCACTGTATAAATAGTGGGGCTTTCTGTCCTAACCTGAACATTTCTGTCTCCAAAATGTGCAAGTTCCACTTACTAAGATGCTTCATCTTACTCTGCTATTTGAAGGGTGAGTCATGAGAATCACCAGTTAGTGAGCTGTGTCCAGGATCCAAGAATGTGTGAGAACTCCCATGACAAAGGCCAGCCTTGGCAGCCCACCAGAAAAGCTGCTCCTGTGTGTCATGCTTCTCGCCCACACTGTATCAGGTCGGTGAGACACTAACCAAAGAGCTCTTGCTCAATGGAGGAAGTAGATGGTTTGCCAACAGACTGAGTGATTCCATGATGCTGTGAAGTTGGCATTGACAAATTATACTCTGCAGAAGGTGTGAATttcaccttttttgttttttcaacagTTTTCTCTGGGTCATTTCCAGGTGATGCTAACAAATGTGAGTAGAAATGGAAATGAGAAATGGGTATGAAGATGGGAGAATTGAGGCTGAGTTGAGTGAGGTGGGTATTGGAGGCTCAAAGTAACCCACAAACAGACAGAATTCCCACACTGAGCAGTCTCTTCTGGCAGGATGCAACCACAGTGAGAGCTGTCTTTAGTGCTAACAAAGAAGTTGAGCAGAAATTGATCATCCTGAGGGCAAGAACAAGGGACCAGAGAAGTGGAATGTGGGGTTCAAAGAAGCCAGATGGCCAAATCTAAGGTAGCAACCTCCTGAATTGCAGAGATCTGTTCTCACTGTCAAATCCCAGCTGAGACCATCGTAGAAGTTTAACTGAAGGAAGAAGATTAAATTACAACCATGTGtagccttcccttccttctgatCTATGCTACATCCCTTAGGAGTGGGAAGAATACTCTCAGAGGCCCTAAAGAGATGGagaggataaaagaaaaaaagcagaacaAGACTGCATAAGCAGCTTTagggtgatttaaaaaaaaacacaaaaaaattccAAGATGGAAGGCAAAATGAGCCCTGTGGAAATAGGGGTGCAAAGGGAGGGTAAATCTTAGGAAGATCTCTGCAggcttgttctctttctctcacctGAACAGCTGGTAAAGTACTGGTTCATGAGAATAACAATGGTAAGTAGAAAGAGCCCTAGCCTGACCATCTTGGCGCTAatatgtttctcttttccttgtaCCTTCCCCTTTCTATCCCTGCCTGTCTTCTAAGCTGGAACTTGGGACCATAAACTCCTGCCAGCCTTTTGGTTTTACTCATTCTAGTGCTTTGATGGGTATTAGGTTGGGGGACACTCCCACCTGTCAGCAGTCTTCACTTTTGAAGTGGGGAATGGGCTCTTTCCCCATAGTATCCTCTTCTCTCATGTTTCTCTTCAAGTTGTGGAAATTGTGCAGTGCAGGATGTGTCATCTCCAGTTCCCTGGAGAAAAATGCACCAGAGGAAGAGGAATATGTACTGCAACAGCAGAAGAGGCCTGTATGGCTGGGAAAATCTTCAAAAGTGAGTGGTGAGATAAAGAAGTAAAAACTGGAAAGAGAAAGCAGGATATGTGggccttggggtgggggtgggtgtaaTAAGAAAAGGAGCATCCAGTTACTGTAGACAGCCTCACTCCTAAAGTAAGTGGTAATACCCATGATGCAGcatgataaagaaagaaatggaggtgGCTGCTGAAGAAAGCGTGATATACAAGACCACAGTAAGAATCCTTGAGAGAACAGGGGGTGGACAGTGGGGTCAAATGCAGAGGAGATGGATATAATACCCTCAGGAGACCAGCAGGTTGGAAATGAAAGCCATTCTCTGTGCATCTGCCCAAGGTTTTACATGAATGACTCCAGGCTATGAAAACAGAGGGGCCAGTGTCAGGAATACGTACTCATTACATCTCCTTATGAATGAGATTGCATTTCATTTCTCTAGTTTCCTACCCTCAGTGATATCCACGTATTGAAATTTTACAGTAGAAACTCTCACAGTGGTAATCTCTGATGGAGTTAAGCCTCTCATGATGCCCTTTCTAAAATCAAGTGAAATATTAAAACTGCTCCACCATTTCTTTTGTTATGGGTAGGCTCCAACTTCCAATGCCTTCCAATTCTTCACATATGAATAATGGAGTAGGAACTCCACATGGTGATTTTTAGATACCAGTGTGGGCTCAAAAGAAGGGGATTTGCAGAATCCTCTTCTAGGCTTACTGATCTGTTCCTCTTCTTCTGCAGAGGATGGTACCATGTGGTTAAAATTCATGGGCTGCTTAAAGAATTGTGctaatgtgaaaaaaataaaatggggctCCTATCTGGTGGACTTCAGGTGCTGCCGGGGCCACGACATGTGCAATGAAAAGTTTTAAATGCTTCTATCCATCTGTGGGTGTCCCACATTTGCTTCAACATGTGGGTGATGGGATGGCTTCTCCACAATGACTTCCTGAGGATACCCTGCAGGAAAGGACTGCAAACACATGGCTCTGCTCTCTACAGATCAGAGGAAAAGCACCTTTTTCTAAAGTCCTTTCCCgtttcaaaaccaaaaaaaaagtgaataaataaaatgtttttaccatTATCAGCACATGCTTGGTTTGTTGTTAAACCTAGTATAGCTAGGTTTAACATTGGATAACAAGGcgttaaaggaaaaagaaataattaaaattcaaaaatgtgttcttccttttccttctattctgtgacagatttgtttttttattttttatcaccattgtagtaattatatataataatcatCTTTGCTTTGATGTTTCCACACATTTATATTATGTATTCTTATCATATTCACCCTATTATCCTCTCTTGTCTTCAACTCCACTGATCACCTTCTCAACTACCCCCCATTTCTACTTtcaggtcgtgtgtgtgtgtgtgtgtgtgtgtgtgtgtgtgtgtgaaaagttTTTTACTGTCATGAAGAAATATCTCCCCTTTCCCATCAAAAAATAATCTTATGACTCCTCAGAGAAGGGTAGGGCATCATtgagcccctcccccaaataaaCACAACAGCCATGAGTTCAAGAATGCATTTAGTCAGATTGTCCCCAGAAAACAGCACTTCCCAGCACCACCCTAACCGTGAGCCCTTCCAGTCATCCAAAactctcttctgtgatgttccctaaGCCTTGGCAGTGGTGATACAGATATTCTATTCATGGCTTTCTTATGACAAGTTATGAGTCTCTGCTGCTACCACTCACTCTGACAAAAGTGGACAGCAGCACTGATTTATAGAGACAAACACAGTTATTTAGAAGGCAAGCTGACAGGTTCATTTACCATATCCATCATGTCAGTTTACCAGACCAATGGTTATAGCTTCCTCACTAAGGCCTATAGCGATTGTAGCTGGAAAGTTTAtgaattctttcttttgtcttgatCCCTGTTTCTTATTCCATTTCAACTAAAGTGTGTGCCACTGAGATCCTGAAAAAGGATGTGTGTGGTGAAAAGGGAAATAGCTAATTGggcttttcttcattttgttcatgGATGCTTCTGCTAGGCTGAGAGAAAGTTGGAGTGTGGAAAGAACCTGTACTAGAGATGCAAAGAGATAAGGATCATTTGCCATCTGTCTTTGGGGTTGTGGACTAGAGACGTGGGATTGTGGGAAGGATCTATGGGGTTCTAGAAATTCCCAGGCACCAGCTTCCTTGGAAAACTCTTAGAGGACTCCAAGCAGAGAAGAACTCTGAGGAGCTAAGACCAGCAAGAATGATGCACAGCACCATGGACCATGAGAGATGAGGGATCGAGGAAACTCTCTGGATCTGGATAATAGCTACCTATGGCCAGGTGAAGCTCCCAACCACTTCCATCTCTCACACACTCCGGCTTTCCATGATGTGTAATTCTGTCATACTGTGGTGAATGGGGTAAAATAAACATGTCAAAGGGATTGAGGCTGATTTCTCACACTACTGTGGACAGACTCTGAAAAGCATGGTTAAATTCTATTATGAGAACAAAAGAACTTGCAGTTCTTCAATACGCataactgttctctctctctctctctctctctctctctctctctctctctctctctctctctctgtctccatctccctctctctcttcctccctccgtctctccctccctccctccgtccctccgtccctatgtccctccctccctctcactctaTATAATGTCTGATGTCTGGCTATaagtctctgtatttgtccccATCTGCTACAGGAATTAGTAAGATAATAATTTAACAACCAGTGCAGACACATTACTGGTGACTTAATATAGACATACTCCCTTTTATATGTATTTGGATTCTgtttaacaagaaaaataattttgtggcttTGTCTAATAATGCTTATTTATCCTCCACATAAAGATTTTCTTACCCTTTGCCTACATACCAGGAGACAGTTCCAAATTTATCTTAATTTTGGAGTACTAGCACAGATATTCATTTCTGTGCAATGGTAAATACTCATGAAAACACTCAATTTCACTTGTCAGTCAACAACAATTCTTACATGAAGCAATAAAGAGATGGAGAAGAAACATTACCTCAGCAACAATAGAAATGTGCATAACTGCCTAGAATTTGAATTGACAAGTGATCATTATAACATGCAAGcctgtgttttgtctgcatgcctCCATTGCCTGAATAGAACCTTCTGGATATTTTATCTGTCCGAAAGGAATGATGTGAGTCTTCCTTCTTAGAGCATTCAAGTCCTCAGTAGCTTTGCTGTTTTCACTTCCAacatttcttgaatattttaaacAGCACTTCTAGATACTAGGAAAAGCCATCCCCTACCACACTGGGGGTACAACAACCCACTTTCCTTATGACATGAAAATTTCCCACTCAGAGAAAAGACCTCTGTTCTTGTTATTTCAGGGGCATAAATATCCCCAATTTATCAGATTCTACACTTCACATCCTCAGAAACAGTTTTTGGCTGACAAATCAAAATGCTAAGAACAAGAGAATTTATCctcatttttaaatctttttagaTTTGGATTTAGATTTAGGTTTCTGGTTCCATGTTTTCCATCCAGAGAAAATTATAGCCATATATTATAAACTAATCTTACAGCATATGTCACATCCCATAAGACGGGAGATCATTGCAGGGCTTGATTCCAAATCATAGTTTAACTGAGGTTTTATTGACACACCTGTGATATGGTCAGACTAGTGTCTGGCagtaatgaaatacaggagaagatcTTCATGGCCATGAACAAACTATGATATCATCTTTGTAGTGAAATCAGTTCTTTAATTGGAAAAAGTGCTACATGAAGTGTCTTGACACAAAATAGGGCTTTTTCTAAGTCTTTTAATGGCATTGTGTTTACCACTATTACAAGTAACAGTTGCATACAAAATGTGGGTTTACTCCAGCACAAATAGCTTCTACTCATAATGGTCAGGCTTTGCCTCCAGCCACATGGTTGGAAAATGACCTTGAAGTAACCTAGAGCTGTTTGAATGTAATAACTGATTGTTCTGTTGCTAATTTTTCCTTCATTATTATCTTTCAGGGACATTTTTATTAGAGTTTAATGCTTCAGTTACTATTGACAGAATGTTTGTAAATTCCAAATCCCTCTTTGTCAAGCCATTTAGCCAAAAATTAACACACTGAAACAGgtgtcacacgcctttagtcccagcacttagaaagcagaagcaggcagatatctgagttcaaggccatcctggtctacaagagtaagttccagagcagccaggaatACTAAAAAAACATacctaaaaaaaccaaaacaaacaaacaaactgagagACTGTGAACAtgtaaaggaagagaggaagtaaGGACCACACTTATTCATGCCATGAATTCGGCACTGGTAACCTGCTTGAGTCTTATAACCTGCCAGGCATTTTCCTATAAGAATTGTTACTTCACAGGATAGCCAAGAGGAGTCCCAGTAACAATCCAGTATTGATAGAGCAACAGAAGTCACTGGTGccagaccaatgagtcattgcaatAAATACTTGCAAGAAAAGGAGTCTGGATGAAAGGGTGTCACACATTGTGACAAACAATGAGATTTTTATTCTATGTTGTAGAAGAGATTACAAGGGTAGAGAATGGGGATGATGAGAATATGAGATGAGTGggatttacaaaaagaaaaatatttttttaattgttactttttaacaatatttttaagatttttttattattttatttacattccaaacattGCCACCCAGGTCCCCCCTCTCACAGTTCTTCATCCAATTCCCCTTtccctttgcctttttttttgcTCCCCTTCTTCACTCTCCCTACCATTTCCCTCTTTCCTGGGGCCTCATTGCTCTATATGATTAGGAGCATCCTCTCCAACAGAGGCAAGACAAGGCaaccctctgctgcatatgtgtgtgtttgggggggcaGGGCAGTGAAGAGAGGAGTCTTGGTCCAGCCCctgtatgctcttttgttggtgacttagcctctgggagctcccaggagtcTGGAGAtggttggtcttcctgtgagtttgccatccccttcagctccttca encodes:
- the Pate1 gene encoding prostate and testis expressed protein 1, translating into MCKFHLLRCFILLCYLKVFSGSFPGDANKSGKVLVHENNNVVEIVQCRMCHLQFPGEKCTRGRGICTATAEEACMAGKIFKKDGTMWLKFMGCLKNCANVKKIKWGSYLVDFRCCRGHDMCNEKF